From a region of the Candidatus Binatia bacterium genome:
- a CDS encoding class I SAM-dependent methyltransferase has product MDETSRRTLHHYEERADAFWKGTRDHDVTQNIDALLACLLEEGQGQRVLDFGCGPGRDLKALSERGALATGLDGCETFCAMARTHSGCDVWHQDFLALALPAEGFEGIFANASLFHVPTRHLKSVLDVLFTTLVPGGVLFSSNPRGNGEEGWREERYGVYHDLKMWSHWLSGSGFAPLRHYYRPEGLPLAEQNWLASLWGKPKS; this is encoded by the coding sequence GTGGACGAAACCTCCAGGCGCACCCTCCACCACTATGAAGAGCGGGCAGACGCCTTCTGGAAGGGCACCCGCGACCACGACGTCACGCAGAATATCGATGCGTTGCTGGCCTGCCTGCTCGAGGAAGGCCAGGGCCAACGCGTGCTCGATTTCGGCTGTGGGCCCGGGCGCGACCTCAAGGCGCTGAGCGAGCGGGGCGCCCTGGCCACCGGGCTCGACGGATGCGAGACCTTCTGTGCCATGGCCCGCACACATTCGGGTTGCGACGTCTGGCACCAGGACTTTCTCGCCCTTGCCTTACCCGCGGAAGGCTTCGAGGGCATCTTTGCCAACGCTTCACTCTTCCACGTGCCGACGCGTCACTTGAAGAGCGTGCTCGACGTGCTCTTCACCACCCTGGTGCCGGGCGGCGTCCTCTTCAGCTCCAACCCACGCGGAAACGGCGAAGAAGGCTGGAGAGAAGAGCGCTACGGGGTCTACCACGACCTCAAGATGTGGTCGCACTGGCTCAGCGGCAGCGGCTTTGCCCCCCTGCGCCACTACTACCGCCCCGAAGGCCTCCCACTTGCCGAGCAGAACTGGCTGGCTTCACTTTGGGGGAAGCCGAAGAGTTGA
- a CDS encoding TetR/AcrR family transcriptional regulator, translating to MNKSRKKRELPKKGSAYHHGQLKDALKSAALEIVRDQGERSLTFRELAKRTGVTHTAPYSHFKNKEELLTALATDGFVRLRERLEAASDHAGEDSLSRLAGSAQGYIDFALEDRALHEIAFGGLGVLEPKSEGLRQADDEAFGFVRSLFESASNDGSIRDLPSEKLTLVLWAALLGCAEAHRNGIARRRGIDELDDLVAVLLEVLLAGLVPR from the coding sequence ATGAACAAAAGCCGAAAAAAGAGGGAGCTCCCTAAAAAGGGCTCGGCCTATCACCACGGCCAGCTCAAAGATGCGCTCAAGTCCGCAGCGCTCGAAATCGTGCGGGACCAGGGCGAGCGCAGCCTCACCTTTCGCGAGCTCGCCAAGCGAACGGGGGTGACGCACACAGCGCCCTACTCCCATTTCAAGAACAAGGAAGAGCTCCTGACCGCACTCGCAACGGACGGGTTCGTCCGACTTCGGGAGCGTCTCGAAGCGGCCTCCGATCACGCCGGGGAGGATTCCTTGTCGCGGCTGGCCGGCTCCGCGCAGGGCTATATCGATTTCGCCCTCGAGGACCGCGCCCTGCACGAGATTGCTTTCGGCGGCCTCGGCGTGCTCGAGCCGAAATCCGAGGGACTCCGCCAGGCGGACGACGAGGCCTTCGGCTTCGTACGCTCCCTATTCGAAAGCGCGTCGAATGACGGAAGCATCCGCGATCTCCCGTCCGAAAAGCTCACCCTGGTGCTCTGGGCGGCCCTGTTGGGCTGTGCCGAAGCGCACCGCAACGGGATCGCACGGCGGCGCGGTATCGACGAGCTCGACGATCTCGTCGCGGTCCTCCTCGAGGTACTTCTAGCGGGGCTGGTCCCTCGGTGA
- a CDS encoding DoxX family membrane protein, with protein MAGDEVAWILLRVVYAWMFLYPALGLIQQWPTTVQTTSLLFRWQPGFFALGSVAFMVVGGVMILLGVYGWVAGAGFCAFSVGGALVHYRLAARAGAIELSAHASREDVATLEGLAALAIVGHVTSAQKNFVLAAVGSFFFLVGTGPLSVVGSAPPF; from the coding sequence ATGGCTGGCGACGAGGTTGCCTGGATTTTGCTCCGCGTTGTGTACGCGTGGATGTTCCTCTACCCCGCGCTGGGGTTGATTCAGCAATGGCCCACGACGGTCCAGACGACCTCCCTGCTGTTCCGCTGGCAGCCCGGGTTCTTCGCCCTGGGCTCGGTCGCGTTCATGGTGGTGGGCGGGGTGATGATTCTGCTCGGCGTGTACGGGTGGGTCGCGGGCGCGGGGTTCTGCGCCTTCTCGGTGGGGGGCGCGCTCGTCCACTACCGGTTGGCCGCTCGGGCGGGTGCGATCGAGCTTTCGGCACATGCGTCGCGTGAAGACGTCGCCACGCTGGAGGGCCTCGCGGCGCTGGCCATCGTTGGCCACGTGACGTCCGCACAGAAGAATTTCGTGCTGGCGGCGGTTGGCTCGTTCTTCTTTCTGGTGGGTACGGGTCCGCTCAGTGTGGTGGGCTCGGCACCCCCGTTCTGA
- the alsS gene encoding acetolactate synthase AlsS, whose protein sequence is MVAKNKTGARLVVECLKRQGVEYVFGIPGAKIDAVFDALADGDAPRLIVCRHEQNAAFMAACVGRLTGRPGVVLVTSGPGVSNLATGLITATTEGDPMVALAGAVPRAMALKQTHQSMDNVSFARPLTKSSVEVIVPETIPEVLSNAFRLAARPRGGATFVSLPQDVLAEEVSGSDWEATIDGPLGPAPVASVREAAARISGAKQPVLLLGLEASKPDHAESVRRLLEKFPVATVQTFEAAGMLSRELAPYFVGRVGLFRNQPGDQLLESADVVMTVGFSPVEYDPEVWNAENRLDIVHVDNTPTTVGKRYHPRLELIGGIAETLDALTEQLPAREDVGDRGFVDRLKAEMDAGLAESLQRPSSPIHPLRFIHDLQSQINDNTTVISDVGSHYMWLARHLYCYRPRHLLFSNGQQTLGVALPWAIAASLVRPKEQVISISGDGGFLFSAMELETAVRERRRFVHFVWRDGSYNMVAVQEKMKYGRTSGVQFGPVDLVQFAESFGAKGIALETADDIIPALQEGQAFDGPVLIDVPIDYGDNATLFANIDAFAGH, encoded by the coding sequence GTGGTGGCGAAAAATAAGACGGGCGCTCGGCTAGTGGTCGAGTGCTTGAAACGCCAGGGCGTGGAGTACGTCTTCGGCATTCCGGGTGCGAAGATCGATGCGGTGTTCGATGCCCTGGCCGACGGCGACGCGCCGCGCCTCATCGTGTGCCGGCACGAGCAGAACGCGGCCTTCATGGCGGCGTGCGTCGGACGACTGACAGGACGGCCCGGGGTGGTGCTCGTCACATCGGGGCCGGGGGTCTCGAACCTGGCCACCGGCCTGATCACCGCGACGACCGAGGGCGATCCCATGGTAGCGCTGGCGGGCGCCGTGCCGCGGGCGATGGCGCTCAAACAGACACACCAGAGCATGGACAACGTGAGCTTCGCGCGGCCACTGACCAAGAGCAGCGTCGAGGTCATCGTCCCGGAGACCATTCCCGAGGTCTTGTCCAATGCCTTCCGGCTCGCGGCTCGCCCACGCGGGGGCGCTACGTTCGTGAGTCTGCCCCAGGACGTATTGGCCGAAGAAGTCTCCGGAAGCGATTGGGAAGCGACCATCGACGGCCCGCTCGGCCCTGCCCCGGTGGCGTCGGTGCGCGAGGCCGCCGCCCGGATCTCGGGAGCCAAGCAACCGGTACTCCTGCTCGGGCTCGAAGCGAGCAAGCCGGATCATGCCGAGTCCGTTCGTAGGCTGCTGGAGAAATTCCCCGTGGCGACGGTGCAGACGTTCGAGGCGGCCGGGATGCTGTCGCGCGAACTCGCGCCGTACTTCGTCGGTCGGGTCGGGCTTTTTCGCAACCAGCCGGGCGACCAGCTGCTCGAGTCGGCGGATGTGGTGATGACCGTCGGCTTCAGCCCGGTCGAGTATGATCCCGAAGTCTGGAATGCGGAGAACCGGCTCGACATCGTCCACGTCGACAACACGCCGACGACAGTGGGCAAGCGGTACCACCCGCGGCTGGAGCTCATCGGCGGCATTGCCGAGACCCTCGATGCCCTGACCGAGCAACTTCCGGCTCGAGAGGACGTCGGCGATCGCGGCTTCGTCGACCGGCTGAAGGCAGAGATGGACGCGGGCCTGGCGGAGTCCCTTCAGCGTCCCTCGTCGCCGATTCACCCCCTGCGATTCATTCACGACTTGCAGTCACAGATCAACGACAACACCACCGTCATCAGCGACGTGGGCTCGCACTACATGTGGTTGGCGCGTCATCTGTACTGCTACCGACCGCGGCACCTCTTGTTCAGCAACGGACAGCAGACCCTCGGTGTCGCGCTTCCCTGGGCGATTGCCGCCAGCCTGGTTCGGCCAAAAGAGCAGGTCATCTCGATCTCGGGGGATGGCGGATTCTTGTTCTCGGCGATGGAGCTCGAGACGGCGGTCCGCGAACGTCGCCGTTTCGTTCACTTCGTGTGGCGAGACGGTTCGTACAACATGGTCGCCGTGCAGGAGAAGATGAAGTACGGACGCACCTCCGGGGTGCAGTTCGGGCCGGTCGATCTGGTGCAATTCGCGGAGAGCTTCGGCGCCAAGGGGATCGCCCTCGAGACGGCCGACGACATCATTCCTGCTTTGCAGGAAGGGCAAGCGTTCGATGGGCCCGTCTTGATCGATGTGCCGATCGACTACGGCGACAACGCGACCTTGTTTGCAAACATCGACGCCTTCGCTGGTCACTAG